One window of Candidatus Mycobacterium wuenschmannii genomic DNA carries:
- the tsf gene encoding translation elongation factor Ts: MANFTAADVKRLRELTGAGMLDCKNALSESDGDFDKAVEALRIKGAKDVGKRAERATAEGLVAAKGGALIELNSETDFVAKNAEFQKVAEDIVSAAAAAKANDVDALKAAKIGDTTVEQVIAELSAKIGEKLELRRAAYFDGTVETYLHKRAADLPPGVGVLVEYTGDNSEVAHAAALQIAALKARFLSREDVPEDVVASERRIAEETAKEEGKPEQALPKIVEGRVNGFFKDVVLLEQPSVSDSKKTVKALLDEAGVTVTRFVRFEVGQQ, encoded by the coding sequence GTGGCCAACTTCACCGCTGCCGACGTCAAGCGACTTCGGGAGCTGACCGGTGCCGGAATGCTCGACTGCAAGAACGCACTCTCCGAGAGCGACGGTGACTTTGACAAGGCTGTCGAGGCGTTGCGGATCAAGGGCGCCAAGGACGTCGGCAAGCGTGCCGAGCGTGCGACCGCCGAGGGTCTGGTCGCCGCCAAGGGCGGCGCGCTGATCGAGCTGAACAGCGAGACCGACTTCGTGGCGAAGAACGCGGAGTTCCAGAAGGTCGCCGAGGACATCGTCAGCGCCGCGGCCGCCGCCAAGGCCAACGACGTCGACGCGCTCAAGGCCGCCAAGATCGGCGACACGACGGTCGAGCAGGTCATCGCCGAGCTGTCCGCCAAAATCGGCGAGAAGCTGGAACTGCGCCGGGCGGCGTACTTCGACGGCACCGTCGAGACGTATCTGCACAAGCGTGCGGCGGATCTGCCGCCGGGCGTCGGTGTGCTGGTCGAATACACCGGCGACAACTCGGAGGTGGCACACGCCGCGGCGTTGCAGATCGCCGCGCTCAAGGCCCGGTTCCTGTCGCGCGAGGACGTGCCGGAGGACGTGGTGGCCAGCGAGCGCCGCATCGCCGAGGAGACCGCGAAGGAAGAGGGCAAGCCCGAGCAGGCATTGCCCAAGATCGTCGAGGGTCGCGTCAACGGCTTCTTCAAGGATGTCGTGCTGCTCGAGCAGCCGTCGGTGTCCGACAGCAAGAAGACCGTCAAGGCGTTGCTCGACGAGGCCGGCGTCACGGTGACCCGGTTTGTCCGCTTCGAGGTCGGCCAGCAGTAG
- a CDS encoding lactate 2-monooxygenase, translating into MAFGDYQNEIYFQGLSGVVPKLPMVFKELEAKAERALPPSIWSYVAGGAGDERTQRANAEVFQQWGLMPRMFVGAKERDLTVDLFGLKLPSPLFMAPIGVIALCAQDGHGDLATARASARTGVPMVMSTLTEDPLEDVAAEFGDTPGFFQLYTPTDRDLAASLVQRAEAAGFKGIVVTLDTWVTGWRPRDLSTSNFPQLRGKCLANYTSDPVFRAGLAQSPEENPQGAVLKWISIFGNPLTWNDLPWLRSLTKLPLLVKGICHPDDARRAIDGGVDGIYCSNHGGRQANGGIPALDCLPGVVEAANGVPVLFDSGVRSGADVVKALALGATAVGVGRPYAYGLALDGVDGIVHVLRSLLAETDLTMAVDGYPTLKDLTPDTLRRVI; encoded by the coding sequence ATGGCATTCGGCGACTACCAGAACGAGATCTATTTTCAGGGCCTCAGCGGCGTGGTGCCCAAGCTGCCGATGGTCTTCAAAGAGCTGGAGGCCAAGGCCGAACGGGCGCTGCCGCCGTCGATCTGGTCGTATGTCGCCGGCGGCGCGGGGGATGAGCGCACTCAGCGGGCGAACGCGGAGGTTTTCCAGCAATGGGGCCTGATGCCGCGGATGTTCGTCGGCGCCAAAGAGCGCGACCTGACCGTCGACCTCTTCGGGCTGAAGCTGCCGAGCCCGCTGTTCATGGCGCCGATCGGGGTGATCGCGCTGTGCGCGCAGGACGGCCACGGCGACCTGGCCACCGCGCGCGCTTCCGCCCGCACCGGCGTGCCGATGGTCATGTCGACGCTGACCGAAGACCCGCTCGAAGACGTCGCCGCCGAATTCGGTGACACCCCTGGGTTTTTCCAGCTCTACACACCCACCGACCGGGACCTAGCGGCCAGCCTGGTGCAGCGCGCCGAGGCCGCCGGCTTCAAGGGCATCGTCGTCACCCTGGACACCTGGGTCACCGGCTGGCGCCCCCGTGACCTCAGCACATCGAACTTCCCGCAACTGCGCGGCAAATGCCTGGCCAACTACACCAGCGACCCCGTGTTCCGGGCCGGCCTCGCACAGAGCCCCGAAGAGAATCCGCAGGGCGCGGTGTTGAAGTGGATTTCCATCTTCGGCAATCCGCTGACGTGGAACGACCTGCCGTGGCTGCGCTCGCTGACGAAGTTGCCGCTGCTCGTCAAGGGGATCTGCCACCCCGACGACGCTCGGCGCGCGATCGACGGGGGCGTCGACGGCATCTACTGCTCCAACCACGGCGGCCGCCAGGCCAACGGCGGAATCCCGGCGCTGGACTGCCTGCCCGGTGTCGTCGAAGCGGCCAACGGCGTCCCGGTGCTGTTCGACTCCGGCGTCCGCAGCGGCGCTGACGTGGTCAAAGCTCTGGCGCTCGGCGCGACCGCGGTCGGCGTCGGGCGGCCGTACGCCTACGGCTTGGCCCTCGACGGGGTCGACGGGATCGTGCACGTGCTGCGGTCGTTGCTGGCCGAGACCGACCTGACGATGGCTGTGGACGGCTATCCGACGCTGAAAGATCTCACTCCGGACACTCTGCGGCGCGTCATCTGA
- the rpsB gene encoding 30S ribosomal protein S2 gives MAVVTMKQLLDSGTHFGHQTRRWNPKMKRFIFTDRNGIYIIDLQQTLTFIDQAYEFVKETVAHGGSVLFVGTKKQAQESIAEEATRVGMPYVNQRWLGGMLTNFQTVHKRLQRLKELEAMEQTGGFEGRTKKEILMLTREKNKLDRSLGGIRDMAKVPSAVWVVDTNKEHIAVGEARKLGIPVIAILDTNCDPDLVDYPIPGNDDAIRSAALLTKVIASAVAEGLQARAGAGRADGKPEADGAEPLAEWEQELLASATATAAPAEQAAAVASEPTPTEG, from the coding sequence ATGGCCGTAGTAACCATGAAGCAGCTGCTTGACAGCGGCACCCACTTCGGGCATCAGACCCGTCGCTGGAACCCCAAGATGAAGCGGTTCATCTTCACCGACCGCAACGGCATCTACATCATCGACCTGCAGCAGACGCTGACCTTCATCGACCAGGCGTACGAGTTCGTCAAAGAGACTGTCGCGCACGGTGGTTCGGTGTTGTTCGTCGGCACCAAGAAGCAGGCGCAGGAGTCCATCGCCGAAGAGGCGACCCGCGTCGGAATGCCCTACGTCAACCAGCGCTGGTTGGGTGGCATGCTGACCAACTTCCAGACCGTGCACAAGCGCCTGCAGCGCCTCAAGGAACTCGAGGCGATGGAGCAGACCGGTGGCTTCGAGGGCCGCACCAAGAAGGAAATCTTGATGCTGACCCGCGAGAAGAACAAGCTCGACCGGAGCCTCGGCGGTATCCGTGACATGGCGAAGGTTCCGTCGGCGGTCTGGGTCGTCGACACCAACAAAGAGCACATCGCCGTCGGCGAGGCCCGCAAGCTGGGCATCCCGGTCATCGCGATCCTGGACACCAACTGCGACCCTGACCTGGTCGACTACCCGATCCCGGGCAATGACGACGCGATCCGCTCGGCGGCTCTGCTGACCAAGGTGATCGCTTCCGCGGTCGCCGAGGGCCTGCAGGCCCGTGCCGGCGCAGGCCGCGCCGATGGCAAGCCCGAGGCCGACGGCGCCGAGCCGCTGGCCGAGTGGGAGCAGGAGTTGCTCGCATCGGCCACCGCAACCGCCGCGCCGGCCGAGCAGGCCGCTGCGGTCGCATCAGAACCAACACCCACGGAAGGCTGA
- a CDS encoding M23 family metallopeptidase, translating into MRWAVVGAVLLICAPGAHADDVRLRWPLRPAPTVTRAFDAPSPNWTRGHRGVDLAAEPRQPVYAAGEATVVYAGTLAGRPLVSLAHPGGLHTSYEPVRAAVKVGQHVAAGAVIGELLAGHSGCPASACLHWGAMWGPASRADYVDPLGLLASTPIRLKPLHR; encoded by the coding sequence GTGCGATGGGCGGTTGTCGGAGCGGTGTTGCTGATCTGCGCACCGGGGGCCCACGCCGACGACGTGCGGTTGCGGTGGCCACTACGACCTGCGCCGACGGTGACGCGGGCGTTCGACGCCCCGTCGCCGAACTGGACCCGCGGCCACCGGGGCGTGGATCTGGCGGCCGAGCCTCGTCAGCCCGTCTATGCCGCAGGTGAGGCGACCGTGGTGTACGCCGGGACGCTGGCCGGCCGGCCGCTGGTGTCGCTGGCGCATCCGGGCGGGTTGCACACCAGCTACGAGCCGGTCCGGGCGGCGGTGAAGGTCGGGCAGCACGTGGCGGCGGGGGCGGTGATCGGCGAGCTGCTGGCCGGGCACTCGGGCTGTCCCGCTTCGGCCTGTCTGCACTGGGGCGCGATGTGGGGCCCGGCGTCGCGAGCCGACTACGTCGATCCGCTGGGGTTGTTGGCCTCGACGCCGATCCGGCTCAAGCCGTTGCACCGTTAG
- a CDS encoding tyrosine recombinase XerC — protein sequence MEAILDEFDTYLDIQCLRSAHTRRAYLGDLRSLFAFLDERAPDRGLAGLSLPILRSWLAAGAQAGAARTTLARRTSAVKTFTAWAMRRGLLAADPANRLQVPKARRALPAVLRQDQALAAMAAATSGSQQGDPMALRDRLIVELLYATGIRVSELCGLDIDDIDTGHRLLRVLGKGNKQRSVPFGEPAAAALQAWLADGRPELATADSGPALLLGARGRRLDVRQARTVVHETVGAIDGAPDMGPHGLRHSAATHLLEGGADLRVVQELLGHSSLATTQLYTHVTVARLRAVHDQAHPRA from the coding sequence GTGGAGGCGATCCTCGACGAGTTCGACACCTACCTGGACATCCAGTGCCTTCGCTCGGCGCACACCCGCCGCGCGTACCTCGGTGACCTGCGGTCGCTGTTCGCGTTCCTCGACGAGCGCGCCCCCGATCGGGGCCTGGCGGGGCTGAGTCTGCCGATCCTGCGATCCTGGCTGGCCGCGGGGGCGCAAGCAGGCGCCGCGCGCACCACGCTGGCGCGCCGGACGTCGGCGGTCAAGACCTTCACGGCGTGGGCGATGCGACGGGGTCTGTTGGCCGCTGACCCCGCGAACCGACTGCAGGTGCCCAAGGCCCGCCGGGCGTTGCCCGCGGTGCTACGTCAAGACCAGGCGCTGGCCGCGATGGCAGCGGCCACCTCCGGCTCCCAGCAGGGCGACCCGATGGCCCTGCGGGACCGCCTGATCGTCGAGTTGTTGTACGCCACCGGAATTCGCGTCAGCGAGCTGTGCGGCCTCGACATCGACGACATCGACACCGGACACCGGCTGCTGCGGGTGCTCGGCAAGGGCAACAAACAGCGCAGCGTGCCGTTCGGTGAGCCGGCCGCCGCGGCGCTGCAGGCGTGGCTGGCCGACGGCAGACCCGAGCTGGCCACCGCGGACTCTGGGCCGGCGCTGCTCCTGGGTGCGCGGGGTCGCCGGCTCGACGTGCGGCAGGCCCGCACCGTGGTGCACGAGACCGTCGGCGCCATCGACGGGGCGCCCGACATGGGTCCACACGGGCTGCGGCACAGCGCCGCCACGCATCTGCTCGAGGGCGGCGCCGACCTGCGCGTCGTGCAGGAACTGCTTGGCCATTCCAGCCTCGCCACTACGCAGCTCTACACCCACGTCACGGTCGCGCGCTTGCGCGCCGTGCACGACCAGGCTCACCCGCGAGCCTGA